A region of Vitis vinifera cultivar Pinot Noir 40024 chromosome 13, ASM3070453v1 DNA encodes the following proteins:
- the LOC100262135 gene encoding probable membrane-associated kinase regulator 4: MVFPSSPLHRAQLPISYSRERVCEREISEMAIDFHLCDDADEDYIDMEVSSYSNFLCHSISSPPHPREFEFHMSSSSLEREITTSPADELFYKGKLLPLHLPPRLQMVETLLQNSNSAFHDNTDTFRDFYSTPLTTTATTPTTTSTPFESCNISPSESCRVSGELNPDEYFLEYSTDMSSFISDNPKKSWMKKFKLIKQSSFGLKLKASRAYLKSLFGKPGCSDESCVAPARTVDEASGSKSKESLSKYMKAKKNPFGLQKDSYQMSTSDTRSSNKEKINEDGGHHRRSFSGAFKRHLITKSSSSLSSSGSSSSSSSSNANGSHEFQFLKRSSSANSEFECSIQGAIAHCKQSQQLFRSRKTVSEVGFCTLSASRIAVCDDQERPVLCRG; this comes from the coding sequence ATGGTCTTCCCTTCCTCCCCTCTTCACAGAGCTCAGCTCCCCATAAGCTACTCcagagagagagtgtgtgagagagagatatCAGAAATGGCCATAGACTTTCATTTATGTGATGATGCAGATGAAGACTACATAGACATGGAAGTCAGTTCATACTCCAACTTCCTCTGTCACTCCATTAGCTCTCCTCCACACCCCAGAGAGTTTGAGTTCCACATGTCATCAAGCTCTCTTGAGAGAGAAATCACAACTTCCCCAGCTGATGAGCTCTTCTACAAAGGGAAGCTCCTTCCTCTTCACCTTCCTCCACGCTTGCAAATGGTGGAAACACTCCTCCAGAACTCCAACTCTGCTTTCCATGACAACACTGATACCTTCAGAGACTTCTATAGCACTCCATTAACCACCACTGCCACCACACCGACTACAACCAGCACCCCATTCGAATCCTGTAATATCTCACCTTCAGAATCTTGCCGGGTTAGTGGAGAACTCAATCCAGATGAGTATTTCTTGGAGTACTCAACTGATATGAGCAGTTTCATCAGTGACAACCCAAAAAAGTCCTGGATGAAAAAGTTTAAGCTCATCAAGCAGTCCTCCTTCGGTCTGAAGTTGAAGGCTTCCCGGGCTTATCTCAAGTCCTTGTTTGGTAAACCCGGCTGCTCAGATGAGTCCTGTGTGGCACCTGCAAGGACGGTAGATGAAGCTTCAGGTTCAAAATCCAAGGAGTCCTTAAGTAAGTACATGAAGGCAAAGAAAAAcccatttggacttcagaaggACAGTTACCAGATGTCAACTAGTGACACAAGGAGCTCTAACAAAGAAAAGATCAATGAGGATGGGGGTCACCATAGAAGGTCATTCTCAGGAGCTTTCAAACGGCATTTAATAACCAagtcttcatcttctttatCTTCATCTGGATCTTCTTCGTCCTCAAGCTCAAGTAATGCAAATGGGTCTCATGAGTTCCAGTTTCTCAAGAGAAGTAGCAGCGCAAACTCAGAGTTTGAGTGCTCAATTCAGGGAGCAATCGCTCATTGCAAACAGTCTCAGCAGCTGTTCCGATCAAGAAAGACTGTTAGTGAAGTTGGGTTTTGCACATTGTCAGCTTCCAGGATTGCAGTTTGTGATGACCAAGAAAGACCAGTTCTTTGCCGAGGCTGA